The genomic stretch GCAGAAACAATTCTCATACAGTCCATGATCAGTGACTAAAttctacattattttaaattagtgCTATAAATAATCATTAATGACACTACTACTATAATCTGAAAATAAGGCAGGGGCAAGACCTGATCTACGTTGGTTTTATATCTATAGTGTTCATACTTGTGTATTATTTTATATGCATACACTTgtataaaacaacaacaaaataaaactgtCCCCACGACAATCAATAGGATATATTGTACAGCTTATAAGTTACGGTATACAGTAAAACTGGTATCACATCCTATAGGTTATGGGATACATTAATAAATAGACAATGAtacaattaattaatttcatttgcaaatttaacaaaataattttaaaagaggaaGTAAAATACTCCATACAATGGGGCTAATTCATCATTAATACTTttactgcagtttaaaaataatgacacTTTCAGGTTATGGGAAACCTGGAAGCAATAAGGTCATGAATCACAGTCGATACATACACTTCAGCAGAGGTGTAACATTTTAAGAGCAACCTGAATTTCTTGGAGTTTGCTCAGTTTTGCAACCCTGAAGTTAAATTATCCACATTTAGTTTCTCTGCCTGCCTGTTTAATATATATAGAAGAAAAATGTACTTGTCTTAGGGTATTCACCAGCTTTGCTTTTTGATTTGGAAGTAAACACTCTGCGCTTTGCCACTGTTCTTTCACACCAAACCAGAACTAAGCCATAGAAGCCCATGGCAGTCCCACAGGTCCATTCCACTTACAGAGCGGCCAATATGTTGGATTTTAATGGTATGTGGCACCCTAAGTATCTAATAACTCTATAAATAGAATTTAAAACCCTAAACTACTTtggaatttttatatattttacctACTGCTAAGATGGCAAATACGATTTAATTACAAGTCTATAATTTAGATAATAGCTTTTAAATCCACTGAAGCCAAGATGTGCCATAATATTCACACAACTACATATACAGCTGTACCCAATTCCTAATTTTGAAGTGCTGCAACTCTTCAGCAGTAACAGAAAggtatgtatgtacatatgtaACAGAAAAGGAGCAAACCAGTGTTGTGGATGGACTTGTGTCTGCTATTCTCATGCTCAATGACTACATTTATATTAAATACTATCAGCAGAGGACTGCTGTGGGAAGAGAAACACAAAAAGCTGCTCAAGAATGTCTGAAGCCAGACGGCCTAGGAGGTAAGTGGTAATAATATCAGGCCCAAAGCGATATTTTCGCTTGCTGGGGCTGCTTGTGCTTCTGTTAGTCATGGCTTCTCCAGCTACTCACAGAGCATGACAAGGTCTAATGGGAAAGCTGCATAGCAGTCATATAAACTGTTATATGTGTCTGCTGCACCAGATAATTTGCCCTTCAAGCTTTGAAAGGGACGGGAGGCAGCCATGGGGGGCTGAGGGGTTAAAGGCAGCCAGTGATTTTATGTCTGAGTTAGGTTTAAAGAAACTACATGCTTCATGCTGCAAATCAGTGTTTATTTTACCACAGAACCATCAGAATCAGCAAGAGGGTGCCAGAGAGCATCTTCACTAATCTATCCCATAACAACACGGGAGCACAGTTTTCAAAAACACATATTTATACATCTGGTAACCACTTCTGTCCCCATTAGTTAATTAAAGATTAGAAACATTTTgggacacacatacacacgcacacatttttttagaaaaaaaaccaatacAAATTTTTTGTTGCTGTCAGAAAGTGCCAGGTAGTGTACATCATCGTTTCCTGGTCCCACTGTTGCCACTGGCAGACTTACTGAAACTTCTGCTCATTTGTGGGAAGTGTACAGTTGGTGTTCTTTCAGTGGGGCCATACAGCCCTAAATTCCTGGCTGTAGCTGACTTTCGAAGAGGCTTGACACTGGGAAAAGGATTGAAGACTTGCGGCTTTGGGTTCCCAGGCTGGGGAGATTTAGCCTGGTTTCCACCATCACTGGATGAACTGGAGGACTCTGATAAACGTGGCTGGCCGGACTGACGGGATGTTGACTCAGCATCAGTTTTGTTATCTGAGGCGAGTTCCAGTGCTTCCAGTTTTAGCTGAACCACTGCCATGTTTGTACTGCTGTCCGCAGGGACTGGTTCAGATGACTGCTGGTCAGCTTTCCGAGTAGTCCTGTCATCCAAACcacctccttctctttctccaaaTGCAGAATGTTTGGACATCTCCTCCTTTGCACCAGGACTATTTGTTTTACAGCTCTCACTCTGCTCATCTATTAGTCCTATAGTATCCCCATAGCCCAGCTGGCCTTTGGCCCTAGCAATATTCTTTCGATGAACTCGTATGTGAGTGCGCCATGGagaattcagttttgttttaagaTCTTCTTGGGGAATGGGAGACATCTTCCCTGTAGCATGACTTGGGATGTGAATAACAGCATTTTTGAGAGACCTGTTATTCAATTTCATCTTCTTTCCTAAAAGGAGGTGGTTTATCACTGGGGAATGGTTTACCTGAGAAGGGAGGAGGCTGGTAACTGGCCCTTTGTCTGAAAGAAAGtgtttaaaagaaacacagtattgttaaagaacaaaacaaattaatgttCTAAGGATCCATTACCAAATTTGATGCCTTTCTTGAACTATAGCAAAggtttgtaggaaaaaaaaaaaaaagtgtaggaaaaaaaaaaatcactgaatttcTTACATCTTTGGGGTCAAACACAAAGCTGTAACTTCTATAATAAAGATTTCCTGTCTACCCTCCTTACTTCTTACTTATGGGTAAGTCCTGAGCCAGGAATACcatgaaaatataacaaaaaaatcGCTTCTCAATTTTTGGAACAGCACTGTAACTGTTTAACATTAATATTGGCTTCTGATCTTTCCCCTCTCCTTCATTTCTCTTCCAACTGTGAGAGACAATTCAGTCCCTATACGAGGTCAGTCAAATAAGCCTCTCCATGGGGCCTGTGTGACTGGATAATGaaccaatatatttttaatggataAACCACACCAACTCTTCTCTGTTAGGTCCTCTCATTAAACCAGAGCAGTAGACTGAGAATTAGGTAATTAGGTGACAGTTTGATTAAACCATAAACCCAGCCCTGCACCATGATTAGTAAGACTAGAAAGGTttattttggggggtgggggttggcAATCCTTGGGAATCAACATTCTACTGTTTGCACTCTCTGCTGGCTACAGCCTTCGTTCAAAGCAAATACTTtgccaatattaaaaaaaaaaaaaatctttataaattaTGTTAATGAAAAATTGCAGCTCTATGTATTCAAATGCTCCTGCTAGGACAAGTTTAGACAATCTAGAAGAGGAGTAAGAATTCTCCACAGTGACCCATCTGCATGGTTGAATGCTGACTTAGAAAGATAACACCTAAGTGGGGAGGAATGAGTGGGGTAGGCTGTGTTCAGCTGTGCTGTACGTGCTAAGCCCCACATTGTTGAGTTTGCCCACTGGGGAAACAGACTCCATAACATGGATTGCTAAATAACGTAGTGATGTCCAGCTCAATCCTCAGAGCAGGATCATTATGGCTAGGTAAACTGTCAGCCACATGGAACATCTGAGACAGTTTTTCAGCTGCATAATTTGCCATGCCCACATGAACGCAGAAGAGTTAGGATAATATGGACCAGCTAGGAACCTGCCACTTGGTCTGAACTGTACTCATCTCATTTCACTTCTTAGAGTGCATCAGTATGTCAATTCCAAGAATGCCAGTGATTTAAAGTTTTAATCAGAGATTAACACAATGCACCCAGatagcaaagacattttttaataCCATTGTTCTGCTGGTCCCTGGGACCTAAAAAAATCCCAGAGTCGTCATCTTCAGATCCTgacaaaagaagaagaaacatcaCCTTCTCATTTACAATCTGTCTGTATGAAGAGGTACCCACTTTTATTAATGTGTTATATATTCCATCAGTCTCCCTTGTTTTGTCTATTTAGTTAAATGTAAAAGAATGTTATTTGCCTTGTCTCCCATGATGAAGTTAGCCTGTAACAGATGAATAAATGAAGCATGTTTCAGTATGTTACCTGTTCTAATATACACGTGGTGAACCTGCTGTTGCTGCTTCTTCTTTATCCTGGAATATTGCTTTTTCAGTGCATTAATATCAGTGGTCATACGCTCCATCATCATGCTGTTAAAAGCAGCATGATACTCGCTTCGGCAAGTGTCTATTGCTCCGGGACTTAATTCTGCAATGTTACTGGAACCCAGACTTTGTTCTTCATTCTGATCTGCTGAGTAGGAATACAGTGGACATGAGGAGTAAATTGGCATACTTAAGAGTTCTGCAGATTGTCTACAAGAGAAGTCTATGTCTGATTCCTATAATCTTATTAAACTGtagtctttaattaaaaatgtattataatATGCATATTTAACAAAGCCGCACTATTTAAATAAGTAGCATTACATTTCTAGAACTACTCCTTAAGAATAGCAAGGGTTTGAGGGGAGTTTAAAGAGTACAAAAGTCAATTAACATAGCAATGCAAAGTTATAAGCACAGTTCTTCAATTACCAAAAGTACATCAAGCCATCACTGAAGTAATTCCGAAAGTGATTATTAAAGACACTCAGTTGGACAAAGAGGAGGCTAACAATGCAAGTTATAAAATACATTACAGTCAAGCAGGCATGAGATTAAACAGCCAAGCTAGTGATACCAGCAAGCAGCATCAAGAAACAGTTATAGAACCACAGGGAGAAAGGTGCTAGTAGCAACAAAAGGGATAGGCACAGAGCAGCTGAGGATTAGGCAACTTGAGAGGGTCTCTGATCAACAGCTgcagagcaacagcagcaggacaatttattttcacagctgtttcTGATGCACCACTGAACTGGCACTCCAGGGTCAAGGGGATAACTCTTTTTCAAGGGATGTTTATTTGTCTTTGGCTTAGTTTGCAACAGCAATTTGATGGTCTGACTGAGTGCTAGCTTGAAACAGCAGGTAGAGACTTACAGTCcctcaggaagggaaaaacaaaacaccacagcaATCAAGAGGAAAATTGCAGCTTATAGGTCTCAGTAAAACCAAGTCACAAGAATGATGACGTGTGATCAGATAACAGCAACTGCGACATCAgtctaggggtttttttgggggggaggggtggTGGTAGGGATGTATTGGGGATAAATAACTACAGCCTCACCCAGGATATCATAAAATCACTGTTGATCCAGTACCATTTCATAAAGGTAGCTGCAAGTTAAATGATCTGCTTTTCCTGTATGGATCAAAATTTTGTTCTGCTTGTAGAGCTTGCACAGGTGAACATACAATTCtatcagaaattttatttcaacatGGAGGGACTTGGAAAATAGTGACATTTTGTCAGAACATCCTAACCCAGgcccaatttttaaaaaaacatgagtATACCCAAAACGTAAAACAGTCTGAAGGTTTGGCCAAAAGGGTGGTGAAATGCCCTGAAGAATTCACTCACCACTGATAGGTTCCAATATTAGCCATGCATATGCTAATAAAGGTCAAGATTATTTATTACATGTACACTCTTCAGAAAATGCTGACTATACCTAATAGCTGTCTTGGAAGTAAGTGTGGATTTAAGGTGAACATTTTTCCACATATGTGCttcttttctttgtgtgtgggcaGCACTATGGAGTTGTTTTTTTAAGTGTAGCCAAATCCTTAACCCACACTGTCATTTATTGTATACGTACAGCCTTCAAACTTGACTCTGAAGACACCTTCACAGACAGCAGAGCAAGTCCTTCGGTACCTGCTGTAATCTCTACATGAATATAAAATACAACTTTCGAAGCTGCTTTCACAGAGGAAGCTACAGATGATTTCTGCAAGGTCATGCAGATTCAGTTGCGTTTTCCAAAATGAACAAAAGCACTTTTACCTTTCATCTGTTTTTGGTATTTTTGGAGCTCTGGTGCCAAAAAGCCACTTAATGGTCCAAGACAGCCAATTGCATTGACAATTGAGTCTTCATCATCCAGGTCATTCTCCTCATCACTGTCTCTGGTTCTGCCCAGCCTTCTGTCAAATGAGaacataagagaaaaaagaacacattCTTAAATACAATCATTACCAAACATCATTATCTTCTTTAGGGGCATACGAGGGAAGATGACACCTGCCTTTTCACTAACTGTGTAGAGTAAAAAATAACCCGATATGCCATAAGCAGCGCATTTCAAACTTACCCTGAAAGTGAAGTTGATTTTACTGCTGCAGGGAAAGGAGTAATGTTGTATGTGTATTTCTCTCTTAATTCTGCCAGTTGTGGGAAGGGAAACTGAGCCATGGTATAAACAGtctagggaggggaaaaaaaaaatgcagcttttaaaattttcactttAACTAACAGTCTCACAAAAGATTCCTCCATGAACAGACTTTCACAGACTTGCAGGATTAAAAGCTGCACATTCTCATGTGCtataagaaaatggaaatggtcCAGTTTTATGATTCAGTCAGTATTTGCTGTAAGAAAATTAAAGACTGACTCACTAGAAAAATACATGGtccagagaaaaaagaaaaccaaaactggaACTTGTAACATGAGATGTAGGGTCCTTTTCAACTCCTATACTTATTTAATAATCCTTGTCAATCCTCTCCTTGCCAGCCCACTGGAAATTCTCCTCCTCCAGTTATGATTTCACTTACATGAATGCATGATCCAGAAGATCTATGTTTCCGCTCAAGTATTAAACAAGATATTGACACTAGCATAGAGAGGAAGGAGCAGATCCTCACTTGATGTGGACTGTTAACAGATCCATTACTTCATCTGAGCAGCCCCAAGGGCTCGTGTGAAGGAAATCACTTCAACACAAAAGTTATGGCCAAAGAGGAAGGACCTAACATTATCCAGCTAACTTCTCTTCTCTCGGCTTCTGGTTTTGATTGTTGTTTTGTGGGagtttcttgtgtttttttctggggaGGGTAGAGcggttgatttttttaaaaaaaaatttgttctacAGTGAACAAAGAAACCTCTCCGCAACTCTGAACGCAACACGTAGTCTCTAGaatttaaaacaaggccataagAAACCctaatacattttatttacttcAATACTCAGAGTTAAAGAAGATAAATAGTTGAAAATGCATTTGCTTTCAGCactatttttgttttaagttgGTTTGTAGTAACAGAATATGTGTCACCAGCCAACCTGGCATAAAGACACATCATATTCATTGCAGTATCACTGCTGATTTGTTCCCACCTATTTTagttgcctttcttttttttcctgcttttatacACTTACAACTATTCAGGACTTTAAATACCTGATACACAATTCATTGGGAGTCTCATgtcagaagtaaaaagaaaaaaattgccaaaaatataatttctcataGTTTCTCTGAAACATTATAACTTTTGCCTATCTTGAAAATTAACTATCTTCTGAAAGACAGCAACATAAAAATTTCTCATTAGCTATGACAGgaaatcttcattttttatttttcccctgtgctATTAAGTCAGTGACATTTTCATCTGAAGGCAAATGGCCTCAATTAAGGAGAAATTCTGAACAATTTCTACATAATTCATTCTTGAACCATGCCTTGTCCGTGCTAAATACACAAAGGAAAATTGCAAACATTAATTCAGTAGTAGACCTTTCCTgacagaagaaggagaaaaaaaaaaaaaagtttcactaaCAGCAATGATGTAAGAAATGAGGAGCAGGAAGGACACTCCTGTCTGTATCAGGCACAGGGCAACAGTGCAGCTCAACAGGCTTGTGCATGAAAATTTGGCTTTTACAGTTTGAGCCATGCACAGACTCTAAGGCAAGGAGGTATGATACCTACAAAACCCCAGAGCATGAACTGAAGCTTTGCCATGCCATGAAACTACAATGCTACcatgaaagacaaatattttctagGGCCTGAACAGGAATATTCTGACAGTCTACCAGACGAAGGAATTTTATGATCTGGAGAAAGACCTACCTCTGACCCAACGCGTCTGCCTGTTTGTTTGATCTCCACCACACCTTCCTGTTTTTTTACCCCATATGTCTCAACTCTCTCCCTTCGTAGAGAAGGAGGTGTGTCTGGAATTTATTTCTACTCTTTATGTCAACAGCCTTTTCAGGTAACTTGTTCCATATGCTAGTTACCCTTTAAGTGAAAGAGTCGACTGAGTCCTCCATTTACTCCTTGCACCTACTGTTTTAGATTATGCTCTTAGCTTTTGCTTCTCTCCTATCTGTGTCTCTTACAGATtctgtgcaatttttttcatttagcaTATACATTTTTAGCTTAATTACTTGTTATCAGATTATAACTGGAGATCTCACTTGCCACCTGGTAAAGAGATCCACAAACAAATTTTATGCTGATGCAAGttccaatgaaaattaaaaaattattgtcAATCAGCACCTGTGATCTCCTCACAAGCAATGCTTCAGAGTCAAAGCATCCTGTTCTTAGTTTGTACACAGCCTTGGATGCCATCTGGTTAATTCTGGTGAAACTGTGCCAGAGGGAAACCACCTACACATACAAAGCACGATGCAACCAAACATTATCTTATTTATGGCCATAATGGACAGATTCTAGGAACAAGAGAACAGACAAGGAAAACCTCTCTTCTCACCTTAAATCAGTAGCATTTGTCACTCACTTGCCTTAGCCTGAAAATGCAAAGCCATCTACACCCTCAGCAGAACACCATACAGAAGGCAATGGGCTGTGGCTTACAAAAGAGGGTAAGCAGTTTTGCCTTTGCAGACAGCTCAAACGCACTTATCTCAAGAGCCACCTCACACAGGTTTAAAgttctctcttttcattttcactcagaaaactaaacaaaaagcaaaatcaaaaaagaaacccaaaagaaaacagacagaataCTACTCAAGCAGAAAGTTAATAGTGAATACCCATCAAATCAGGGTAACTGTCCCTGGGAGATAGTCTAAAATGCTAGGGTACTACAGAGGGATTAATCCCTCTTCACCACAGTAAACACACAGGGATGCCTCTCCTTCTCCTGTTTGCTTCTTATCTCCTCTACGTTGCAATGTTTCTAAGCATGCAAACTGAATTAGCTTAGCTGCTTATAAAAATGCTCGCTTTCTAAGAAGGCATGGAAACATGTACTCAATCTAGTACATGCTGTTTAGAATATCTGCAGACACCTGGCATACAGCCCTCTGTCTCCATGTTAGAACCGAAGTTTATTAATAGGCCAATAAAATCACAATGCTGAATACTGTATTTGTTTAACTTCTAGACCTAAATACATATGCGGTCTAGCATCTGATGTGTACAGCACTTACCCTTTATTTACCTAAACTGTTCAATCTGAAAAAGGAGGAAGCTGTAGGCTTGCTTGCTCCTCCAATCCCTCCGTGTTCTCTGCACAACACTGTAAGAACTCTTGCCATATAAGGGCCAAATCTGCAAAAGCTTTAAACTCTCAATCTTAGGTATATGTACTGTCTGCATGGAAGGGAGGGAAGCAGGCATTTTTAATGATAAACTTGCACCAACAATACATGCTGGTGGACAGAATGAGGACAAGAGTCCTCTGATGTACTTCAGACATCTGCTCTGTCAACACTTGCCCCTGAAGTATCAGCCACACCTGTCTCCTGAACTCCGGAAGAAAACTGGCCTTTTAGAGCACAACTCATTTTCTAGTGGCAGAAAAGTGTCTGTTACTCTTTACTGGCTTAAGTGAGCCTAGACGGGTAGTTTAGATGGAAATGTAAGTGTCATGCAAGTCTAAAGAACAGCGAGATGATTGCCACCAGCAACCTTTACTGAAACGTGTAGAGAAGGCAGAGTAGGCATTAATCCTTTCCTGTTGTAGGATACTAATCCTTGAGGCACCCTGTAAAAAGTATCGCATGTAAATTCACTATTCTGATTTTGattaggggaaaaaggaaaaaacaagaaaaaaaagaacattttgaaaacaaagcagtCTAAACATTCATCTCTGGCTGACTCCTCTGAAAAAGCCtaaggcaattttaaaaaaatggtgtcTTCAATAATGCAGTggttcatatttatttattttcttctccaataCAGAGAAAATTGTTCAAACGCATCAGCCAGACACATGGTAGCATTCGT from Athene noctua chromosome 3, bAthNoc1.hap1.1, whole genome shotgun sequence encodes the following:
- the TBC1D30 gene encoding TBC1 domain family member 30 isoform X10, with translation MRAAGVDTKLKFTLEPSLGQNGFQQWHDALKAVARLPTGIPKEWRRKVWLTLADQYLHSIAIDWDKTMRFTFNERSNPDDDSMGIQIVKDLHRTGCSSYCGQEAEQDRVVLKRVLLAYARWNKSVGYCQGFNILAALILEVMEGNEGDALKIMIYLIDKVLPDSYFVNNLRALSVDMAVFRDLLRLKLPELSQHLDTLQRAANRESGGGYEPPLTNVFTMQWFLTLFATCLPNHTVLKIWDSVFFEGSEIILRVALAIWAKLGEQIECCETADEFYSTMGKLTQEMLEDSLIDSNELMQTVYTMAQFPFPQLAELREKYTYNITPFPAAVKSTSLSGRLGRTRDSDEENDLDDEDSIVNAIGCLGPLSGFLAPELQKYQKQMKADQNEEQSLGSSNIAELSPGAIDTCRSEYHAAFNSMMMERMTTDINALKKQYSRIKKKQQQQVHHVYIRTDKGPVTSLLPSQVNHSPVINHLLLGKKMKLNNRSLKNAVIHIPSHATGKMSPIPQEDLKTKLNSPWRTHIRVHRKNIARAKGQLGYGDTIGLIDEQSESCKTNSPGAKEEMSKHSAFGEREGGGLDDRTTRKADQQSSEPVPADSSTNMAVVQLKLEALELASDNKTDAESTSRQSGQPRLSESSSSSSDGGNQAKSPQPGNPKPQVFNPFPSVKPLRKSATARNLGLYGPTERTPTVHFPQMSRSFSKSASGNSGTRKR